The genomic segment TAAAGTGATTGAACTCGGACTGACAGAGACATTGCCGATTCCAAAGCAATGAATCACGAAACAGGCATGATGGCCGCGAGCCATCATGCCTGTTTTGTATTTAGGTGCGATTAACCTGCGTCTTTCAACTCTTGATACGGATTGACCCGTGCCGCGATTTGCGCCGGCAGGAGTGAAGCGATTGTCCCGAACAGGATAGGTAAAGCAAGCGAGACACCGATCAGGAGCGGTTCGTCCCACGGAACTAAATCATAGAGGACGTAAATCGTCAGATAGGAAATGCTGAGACCGACCAGCCCTGCGACGAATCCGATCATCATCCCTTCAAGCAGAATCAATTGGCGGATTGACCGATTCGTCCAACCGACAGCTTTCAGGATGGCGAGGGAAGCGCGGCGGTCGGTGACGTTTTGCCACATGATTTCACCGGTCGTCAAAATCGCGATCGTGATTGCGACGCCCATCGTCACGTAATGCATTGGGCCGACTTGAAGCGCAACGAACTGACCAAGCCAGGACGTATAGAGGACGCCTTGCAAGTGAAACGTCACGAACAGGAAGAACGTCAACAGCGCTGTCGGTAACGCAATCGACAGAATCGACAGGGCATTGCGTTTCCATTTGCCGAAGATTTCTTTTAACGCCAGTGTAAAGGTTGAACGTAGACCCAGTTTGATGTGTGAGGATGCGGCGTATTCACCGGTCTTGATCGCTTCGTACGGCGAAATCTGACGAATCGTCCAGGCGGACCAGGCAGCACCGGTCAGGTAAATGAGTGTACTGAACCCGGCGATCAAGACGAGACTCAGTACGTTCATCGTTTCATTGCGGACATACGAGAAAATACTTTCAACGAGCAGGGCGACGATTGAGACGAAGCCTGCGAGAATCGCAGCCTCGATCACGACGATTTTGTAAAGGTCTTTCGTCCGCCAGCCGAGTGCGAGCAAAACAGCGAACTCTTTCCGGCGGGCAAGCATCGAGACGTAACTCGTCGCGAGGACATAAACGATGGCAACGGCAAGCATCGCGAAGATGACACCGGAGAACCCGACGCTCGTCTCACGGAAAATCGTCATCGCGGCACCGATGTGGATCCACGGCTGTTCAATCCAGCCGAGTGTCTTCCCGTCATCAACGACTTTCGTCACGACCGGTTGCGGGGAGGAGCCTTTCGTGATTGTCGCGACGAGACCGGTCTCTTGTTCAATTTGTTTCTTCACGTCCTGCAGCAGTTGTTCCGACTGTTCGCTGACGGTCGCTGCTCCTTTGACTTTGAGTCGAATCGATGAAATCGCTTGTTTCCCGTTAACTGCTAAGGCGCTGTCAAGCGTCGTCAGGATATTCGGTGAACTGGTCAATAGACCGACCGGGTTTCCTGACGTGTCGATTGGTTGCGCCGGATTGACCGGCTTTCCTTCAGCATCAAGGACAAGATCAGCAGACGATGGACGATATGTTTCCATCGGTAATTCATTGAGTGGATCTTTTGAGACGTTGATTTTATTCGGGTCATATAGACCGATGACTTTAAATGACAAGTATGGGAACGCAGTATCTACTTCACCCGGCTTTGGTTTTTTTACTTTCCGTCCAATTGATTCGAGGGTACGGAATCCTTTGTTAGGGAATAACTTTTTACTATACTCCCAACCTTTAATTTTAGTTGGCGATGCAGATACTTCATATGCAGTGTCCCATCGACTTGGATAAGGGCTAGTCGTTGATTTAAATTGAAGCGGACCAGATTTGTAAAGTAGCTGGGCTCCCTCAGCACTACTCATATCAAGGTATATAGAGTTTGTTTTTTCAATAAGTGTTTTTAAATAGGTCTCTTCTACTTTAGATGTTGGAATTTCAAGATGTTGTAACGTTTTTGCGGGATAAGTAGCTAAAACCGAGTCTAGTACTGAACGTTTTGGTTGTTTTCTTATCAATTCATCAATTAGCTTTTGTTGATCTTGTTCCGTTGCAAAGGGAGCATTCAATCGCTCAATCGTGTATTCATAATTGCCCTGATTAAAGGAGTTCGGATTAATTAAAACAGGAATAATGTGTTCATCAGGATAGTTACCGGATTCGTGATGATCCGTGTTCTCGAAATAACGTGAATTATTGCTCGATCGGACACTTTGATCTAGACCGACGAGACGTGCTTCTTGAACTGGGTCTATTCCGACAATTAACACAGGGTTTCTCGCAATCGCATTTTTAAAAGAATCGATTGGTTCGTTAAAAAAGGAAGCATTTTCTGGAACGGATACTTTCGTACCTTGAGCGATGTGGATGACGGTTTTCGATTGTCGTTCATTAGTGAAACCATTTTGAGTGTAGTTCGTCTCTGTCAGACGATATATTCCTGGTGAAGTTGGAAATTTCAAAGCGTTCTCGAAAGTAGCATAAGAATTCGCGTACCCCATCACAGCAATCGGTGCGGCAATATCAATTTCCTTCATTTGTTTGATGTCCTCATACTGTTGAAAGGAAATCCCGCCGTTGATGCCGTTCAAATAGTTCGGCTCGAGCAGGTCACTCGCTTCGGTCGCCATCTGGCTGCCTTTCGGTCGGACGACGATGTCGTAAGCGGACGACCATTTTTTCTGTAATGTCTGTTCGACCGTTCCTTGACTTGAATCGGTCAGGTTGAACATTAAACTGAGTCCGGCACTGATAATCAGGGCACCGACGAGTGTCAAGATGAATTTAAACCGTTGCCGGCGCCAGTGGTTCAAGACAAAACGTAGCATATGGATCCTCCTTGATTTTTTTAATGAGTAGTGAGATGAGCCGTGGAGCATTTGATAAAGTTTCCGACATGAGGAGCTGTGATGTCTTATTTCACCCGCTTTGGATAGTATTCTTACGACGATCTTCAATGATTTGTCCGTCCTGCATGAACAGAATCCGGTCCGCCCGTTCAGCAAGTGCCACGTCATGGGTGACGAACAAAATGCCGCACTGCTCTTCCCGGTGCAAGTCAAGCAACAATTGGAAAATCGTCTCGCCGGTGACGGAATCAAGATTTCCGGTCGGTTCATCGGCAAGGATCCAGCGCGGACGACTGATCAGGGCCCGTGCAATCGCGACCCGTTGTTGTTGACCCCCGGACAGTTGGGCCGGTAACGCGTGTTGTTTTTCAAGTAAGCCGACTTTCTCGAGGATCTGGGCAATCCGTTCTTCTTTGTTGAAGTCGGTCTTTTGTTTTAAGAGCGGGACGAGCACGTTTTCTTTGACCGTCAACGCAGGCAGAAGGTGAAACTGTTGAAAGACGAAGCCGATTTCCTGTGCCCGGAAGGCGGAGAGGCGACGATTTTTCCAACGGCTGATGTCTTGGCCGTCGTATTCGATTTGTCCGGACGTCGGACGGTCGAGTGAACCGATCATACTGAGAAGGGTCGACTTGCCGGAACCCGAAGCACCGACGATTGCCGTCACTTCGGTTGCTGAGAACTGGCACGTGAGGTCGTTTAAGACGAGTGATGGACTCCCGGCCGATTGAAAAGAATGGGAGAGGTGGTTAACGAAAATATCCATTTGAGCGCTCCTTTTACAAAATAAGGTAATATAAACATAGCTTTATTTGAATATTTTGTCTATTCTTCTTTTTAACAGAAGGGGAAAGTGTGATGCCTCTTCCTTTAACGATTAAAAGATAAGCAGAAAGTTTAATCATCAATAATGTTTACAACTAAATAGTTTAGTGTTAAATTATTCAACGGTATAAATAATGCTCTGGAGGATGAGTCCGAAAGCTGAAGTAGAGGAGTGGGGAACGATGGAGCAAGATCAATTATTTAAAATGATTCATACGGTGGAAGCCGTGACGAACGAAGCGATCATCGATTGGAATACACGATTTCCGCATCGACTCGGGATTTCACCGATTTTGACACTCGGTGAGTTGAGTCGAAAAGGTCTGCAAAATCAAATGAAGCTGGCAGAGACGCTTGGCTTCACAGGTGGCGCGATGACGAACATCGCAAAGAAACTGATCAGCCTCGGTCTCGTCGAACGGATTTATAACGAGCAGGACCGGCGGCAAGTATTGTTACAGATCACGCCGGCAGGTACGGCTGTCCTCACGGAAGCTCAAGCGATTGGCAAACAACAGTATGTCGAGCTGTTCGATTGTCTCGACGAAACTGAAATCGAACTCTATTTATCAATCAATGAAAAATTGCTACACAACATCCGCTCGAAACGAAAGAAGGACTGAGAACATGAACCGTGTTTCAAACAAAGTCGCCCTGTTGACGGGTGCCGCATCCGGAATCGGGTTGTCGGCTGCGACATTACTCGCTGCAGAAGGGGCAAGCGTCGTACTCGCCGATTTTAATCACGCGGGTGCTGATACGGCAGCTGCACAGATTCGGCGACGTGGAGGCGATGCTGCTGCGATTTTTTTAGATGCATCAAATGAACAATCGATTCAAGAAGCCGTCGCTTTTACGGTCGCCCGTTATGGGAAAATCGATATTCTGTTCAATAATGTCGGGCTGACGAACTTACGAAAAGACTTAGACATTGTATCGATGGATTTAGCGGAATGGGACCGCTTGATGAACGTCAACCTAAAAAGTGTTCTCCTCGGAGCACGCTACGCGATTCCGCACATGCAGGAAGCAGGGGGAGGGTCGATCATCAACACGGCGTCGATGTCCGCATTCGCCGGTGACAGCATCCGCTCCGCCTACGGAACATCAAAGGCGGGGGTCGTCCAGCTGACGAAATATATCGCGACACAATACGGAAAAGATCAGATCCGTTGTAATGCGATTGCACCGGGGCTGATTTTGACACCAGCTGCAAAAGCGAACATGAGTCCCTCGCTCCTCGCGACGTTTGAAAAATACAATGCCTTGCCCTATCACGGAGAAGCCGATGATATCGGGCATGCCGTCGTCTTTTTAGCATCAGACGAATCGAAGTTCATGACGGGGCAGACGTTACAAATTGAAGGTGGGCATTACATCGGTAATCCGACGAGTCCGGATTTCATGGCGATGCAAGACTAAGCAACGGAAGGGAGACGAAAGACATGAAACGATTAGAAGAAAAAATCACGTTGATTACTGGAGCCGGAAGTGGGATGGGAGAGGCGACAGCCCTCGCGTTTGCGCGTGAAGGCGCCATCGTCATCGCAACTGACATCAATGAGGAAGCAGTCCGAAGCGTCGTCAAACAAATCCACCTGGCGGGAGGACAGGCGTATGCTTTGGACCATGATGTGTCGTCAGGCGCAAGCTGGAAAGCTGTTTTTGAAATGGTCGACCGGGAGTTCAGTCGCCTGGACGTCTTAGTCAACAATGCGGGGATCGCCCTGAGTACGCCATTTTTAGAGCAAGATGAAACGGACTGGGCACGAATCTTCAACATCAACGTCAACAGTGTGTTGCTCGGGATGCAACAAGCGGTTCCGATGATGGAGAACACAGGTGGTTCGATCGTCAACATCGCGTCCATCTCCGCCATCAGCGGAATGGCGGGAGCGGGCGGCTATACGGCGTCAAAAGGAGCGGTCGATGCCGTGACACGGGCAGCCGCCGTCGATTACGGAAAACATAACATTCGTGTCAATGCCGTTTATCCGGGCTACATCGAAACGAAGATGAGTGCGCCGTCGATGGCGACCTATAAAGATTATTTCGAACAGGTGATTCCGCTCGGTCATGTCGGGAATGCGGAAGAGGTCGCGCATGCTGTCCTGTTCCTCGCGACGGATGAAGCGAGCCATATCTCAGGCGTCGGTCTTCCGGTCGACG from the Exiguobacterium oxidotolerans JCM 12280 genome contains:
- a CDS encoding ABC transporter permease, coding for MLRFVLNHWRRQRFKFILTLVGALIISAGLSLMFNLTDSSQGTVEQTLQKKWSSAYDIVVRPKGSQMATEASDLLEPNYLNGINGGISFQQYEDIKQMKEIDIAAPIAVMGYANSYATFENALKFPTSPGIYRLTETNYTQNGFTNERQSKTVIHIAQGTKVSVPENASFFNEPIDSFKNAIARNPVLIVGIDPVQEARLVGLDQSVRSSNNSRYFENTDHHESGNYPDEHIIPVLINPNSFNQGNYEYTIERLNAPFATEQDQQKLIDELIRKQPKRSVLDSVLATYPAKTLQHLEIPTSKVEETYLKTLIEKTNSIYLDMSSAEGAQLLYKSGPLQFKSTTSPYPSRWDTAYEVSASPTKIKGWEYSKKLFPNKGFRTLESIGRKVKKPKPGEVDTAFPYLSFKVIGLYDPNKINVSKDPLNELPMETYRPSSADLVLDAEGKPVNPAQPIDTSGNPVGLLTSSPNILTTLDSALAVNGKQAISSIRLKVKGAATVSEQSEQLLQDVKKQIEQETGLVATITKGSSPQPVVTKVVDDGKTLGWIEQPWIHIGAAMTIFRETSVGFSGVIFAMLAVAIVYVLATSYVSMLARRKEFAVLLALGWRTKDLYKIVVIEAAILAGFVSIVALLVESIFSYVRNETMNVLSLVLIAGFSTLIYLTGAAWSAWTIRQISPYEAIKTGEYAASSHIKLGLRSTFTLALKEIFGKWKRNALSILSIALPTALLTFFLFVTFHLQGVLYTSWLGQFVALQVGPMHYVTMGVAITIAILTTGEIMWQNVTDRRASLAILKAVGWTNRSIRQLILLEGMMIGFVAGLVGLSISYLTIYVLYDLVPWDEPLLIGVSLALPILFGTIASLLPAQIAARVNPYQELKDAG
- a CDS encoding ABC transporter ATP-binding protein, which produces MDIFVNHLSHSFQSAGSPSLVLNDLTCQFSATEVTAIVGASGSGKSTLLSMIGSLDRPTSGQIEYDGQDISRWKNRRLSAFRAQEIGFVFQQFHLLPALTVKENVLVPLLKQKTDFNKEERIAQILEKVGLLEKQHALPAQLSGGQQQRVAIARALISRPRWILADEPTGNLDSVTGETIFQLLLDLHREEQCGILFVTHDVALAERADRILFMQDGQIIEDRRKNTIQSG
- a CDS encoding MarR family winged helix-turn-helix transcriptional regulator; protein product: MSPKAEVEEWGTMEQDQLFKMIHTVEAVTNEAIIDWNTRFPHRLGISPILTLGELSRKGLQNQMKLAETLGFTGGAMTNIAKKLISLGLVERIYNEQDRRQVLLQITPAGTAVLTEAQAIGKQQYVELFDCLDETEIELYLSINEKLLHNIRSKRKKD
- a CDS encoding SDR family NAD(P)-dependent oxidoreductase, whose protein sequence is MNRVSNKVALLTGAASGIGLSAATLLAAEGASVVLADFNHAGADTAAAQIRRRGGDAAAIFLDASNEQSIQEAVAFTVARYGKIDILFNNVGLTNLRKDLDIVSMDLAEWDRLMNVNLKSVLLGARYAIPHMQEAGGGSIINTASMSAFAGDSIRSAYGTSKAGVVQLTKYIATQYGKDQIRCNAIAPGLILTPAAKANMSPSLLATFEKYNALPYHGEADDIGHAVVFLASDESKFMTGQTLQIEGGHYIGNPTSPDFMAMQD
- a CDS encoding SDR family NAD(P)-dependent oxidoreductase, which translates into the protein MKRLEEKITLITGAGSGMGEATALAFAREGAIVIATDINEEAVRSVVKQIHLAGGQAYALDHDVSSGASWKAVFEMVDREFSRLDVLVNNAGIALSTPFLEQDETDWARIFNINVNSVLLGMQQAVPMMENTGGSIVNIASISAISGMAGAGGYTASKGAVDAVTRAAAVDYGKHNIRVNAVYPGYIETKMSAPSMATYKDYFEQVIPLGHVGNAEEVAHAVLFLATDEASHISGVGLPVDGGVTAR